A stretch of Triticum aestivum cultivar Chinese Spring chromosome 1D, IWGSC CS RefSeq v2.1, whole genome shotgun sequence DNA encodes these proteins:
- the LOC123180647 gene encoding arabinogalactan protein 16: MARTLFGFVVAAALVLAVFMPALAAAQAPAPAPTSDASSVDQGVAYFLMILALVLTYLIHPLDASSPYKLF; the protein is encoded by the exons ATGGCGAGAACCCTCTTTGGTTTCGTCGTCGCCGCAGCGCTCGTCCTCGCCGTCTTCATGCCGGCCCTCGCCGCCGCGCAGGCCCCCGCGCCGGCGCCCACCAGCGACG CATCCTCGGTCGACCAAGGCGTTGCCTATTTTCTGATGATCCTGGCGCTGGTGCTCACCTACCTCATCCACCCGTTGGACGCCTCCTCCCCGTACAAGCTCTTCTGA